In a single window of the Leptolyngbya sp. KIOST-1 genome:
- a CDS encoding phage integrase N-terminal SAM-like domain-containing protein → MASTGLLMDDSAPPRRLLDQVRDVIRLKHYSYRTEQSYVQWIRRYILFHNKRHPKEMGVPEIESFLTHLAVQEHVAASTQNQALSALLFLYREVLFLPLDARIDAVRAKPSRKLPTVLTKEEVRSVIVHMT, encoded by the coding sequence ATGGCTAGTACGGGTTTACTCATGGATGACTCAGCTCCCCCCAGGCGTTTGCTTGACCAGGTGCGCGATGTGATTCGGCTGAAGCACTATTCCTATCGGACAGAACAGTCCTACGTTCAGTGGATTCGCAGATACATTCTGTTTCATAACAAACGGCATCCCAAGGAAATGGGGGTGCCAGAGATTGAGTCGTTTTTAACTCACTTGGCGGTGCAAGAGCATGTGGCGGCATCTACGCAAAATCAAGCTTTGAGTGCCCTGCTGTTTTTGTATCGAGAGGTGCTTTTTCTGCCCTTGGATGCTCGTATTGATGCGGTGAGGGCAAAGCCGTCCCGCAAGCTGCCAACGGTCTTGACTAAGGAGGAAGTACGTTCAGTCATTGTGCATATGACGTAA